The nucleotide sequence CCGCTTCTGCTTTGCATGGGGTTGTTTTCGCGAAAATACGTTGAGGTAGCTCCGATGCTTTTCCCTCCCCCACAAGGGGGGAGGGAAAAGTGAGCCCGGAATCCATTTGACTCCGCCCCGATTCTGATTCGACTCCGCGCCGTCCCCAATTTTAAGGAACTCGCCCGCAACTGATCGCTTGTGCGCCAGGGCAAAACTCCATCTAGTGCGCACCCAAGAAGCGTCCCGCGACATGTTGCGTGAACGTAACAGGAAGCAAAGGGGAGTCAGCGATTCGGCCGCGATTCGTTCTAGAGTCGTTCCGAGGCTTAAGAAGAGCGGAAAAAGCGTCGCAAAGTGAGACAGTTGCGCGAAAGTTGGGGAGCATCACCGCCTTCTCCGCTGTCATGCCCCGGCTTGACCGGGGCATCCAGTACGCCGCGGCCTCTCGGCTTTAGCTGCGCCGCCTCTGGAATACTGGATCGCCCGGTCAAGCCGGGCGATGACAGTGATGCATGCGGTGAGCGCTTCGCGCCAGTACGACGGGTCCACCCTCAGCCGCCTCGCCGCCCCAAAACGGCACTGACATTCGCCCAAATCGCCACTACCTAATCTCCAGAATGGCCTTTCCTCCCTCTCCCTTTGCTTCCGAGCGCGCTCCCGGCGCTGGCGTCACTGCGGTGCTCGGGCCGACCAACACCGGCAAGACCCATCTCGCCATCGAGCGGATGCTCGCGCATTCCTCTGGCATGATCGGGCTGCCGCTGCGCCTGCTCGCGCGCGAGGTCTACAACAAGATCGCCGATCGCGCCGGCAGCGAGGCCGTCGCGCTTGTTACGGGCGAGGAGAAGATCAAGCCGAAGAACCCGCGCTACTGGGTCTCCACCGTCGAAGCGATGCCGAGGGATCTCGACGTGTCCTTCCTCGCCGTTGACGAGGTCCAGATCGGCGCCGATCTCGAGCGCGGCCACGTCTTCACCGACCGCATCCTCAACCGCCGCGGCCGTGACGAGACGCTGCTGCTTGGCGCCGCGACGATGCGCCCCATCATCGAGCGCCTTCTGCCCGGCGTCTCCATGATCACGCGGCCGCGGCTGTCGAGCCTGGAATTCGCCGGCGACCGCAAGATCACGCGCCAGCCGCGGCGCACCGCGATCGTCGCGTTCTCAGCCGACGAGGTCTACGCCATCGCCGAGCTGATCCGCCGCCAGCATGGCGGCGCGGCGGTGGTGCTCGGCTCGCTCTCGCCGCGGACCAGAAATGCGCAGGTGGCGATGTTCCAGAACGGCGACGTCGACTATCTCGTCGCCACCGACGCGATCGGCATGGGCCTCAACCTCGACGTCGACCACGTCGCCTTCGCCTCCGATCGCAAGTTCGACGGCTATCAGTTCCGCAGGCTGACGCCGGCCGAGTTCGCGCAGATCGCCGGTCGTGCCGGCCGCGCCACGCGGAACGGAACGTTCGGCACCACCGGCCGCTGCGCGCCGTTCGAGCCCGAGCTCGTCAATGCGCTGCAGAACCACACCTTCGACGCCGTGAAGATGCTGCAATGGCGCAACTCGAAGCTGGATTTCTCCTCGCTCGGGGCGCTGCAGGTGTCGCTCAACTTAGCCCCCGGCCACGAGGCGCTGACGCGCGCGCCGATCGCCGAGGACATGCGTGTGCTCGATCACGCCGCCCGCGACGCCGAGGTGCGCGATATCGCGCATGGCAAGGCCGCCGTGGAACGGCTGTGGGAGGCCTGCCAGGTCCCGGACTACCGAAAGCTGTCGCCGGCCGCCCATGCTGAGCTCGTGACCACGCTGTACGGCTTCCTGATGCAGAAAGGCCGCATTCCCGATGCCTGGTTCGCGGCCCAGGTCGACCAGGCCGACCGCATCGACGGCGACATCGACACGCTGTCGGCCCGGATCGCGCAGATCCGCACCTGGACCTTCGCCGCCAACCGGCCGGACTGGCTCGCGGACCCCGAACACTGGCAGGGGATCACGCGGGAGGTCGAAAATAAATTGTCGGATGCGCTCCATGAACGCTTGACTGAGCGTTTCGTTGATCGTCGGACCAGTGTATTGATGCGCCGCCTGCGGGAGAACACGAGCTTGAATACTGAAATCGGCAAGACCGGCGAAGTCATCGTCGAAGGCCACGTCATCGGCCGCCTCGATGGATTCACCTTTGCACCGGATGCGGCGGAAGCCGGCTCCGATGCGAAAGCCTTGCAGGCCGCAGCGCAAGCCGTGCTCGCCGGCGAGATCACGACGCGTGCGGAAAAGCTCTCCTCGGCGCCCGACGAGCAGTTCGTGCTGACCTCCGACGGGACCATCCGCTGGACCGGCGATGCCGTGGCGCGGCTCACTGCCGCAGATGAGGCGCTGCATCCGCGCCTGCGCATCATCTCCGACGAGCGGCTCACCGGCGCGCCCCGCGACAAGGTGCAGGCGCGGCTCGACCTCTGGCTCAAGACGCATATCGAAAAGCTGCTCGGGCCGATGTTCGAGCTGTCCAAGGCCGAGGACGTCACCGGCATTGCCCGCGGCATCGCCTATCAGCTCGTCGAGGCGCTCGGCGTGCTCGAACGTCCGAAGATCGCGAGTGAGCTGAAGGATCTCGACCAGCCCTCGCGTGCCACGTTGCGGAAATACGGCGTCCGCTTCGGCGCCTATCACATCTATTTCCCCGGCCTTTTGAAGCCTGCCGCGCGTGCGCTCGCCGCGCTGCTCTGGGCGCTGAAGCAGGACAATGTCGATCTCTCGGCGCTGTCCGGCGCGCAGCATCTGGCGAGCTCGGGCCGCACCTCGTTCCCGGTCGACAAGGCACTGCCGCGCGATGCCTATCGCGTGCTCGGCTACAAGCAGGCCGGCGAACGCGCCGTGCGCGTCGACATCCTGGAGCGGCTCGCCGACCTGATCCGTCCGGCGCTGGCCTGGCGCGAGAGCTCGCCCGGCGAAAAGCCCGCCGGCGCGTTCGACGGCCGCGGTTTTGTCGTGACGCAGGCGATGACCTCGCTCACCGGCTCGGCCGGCGAGGATTTCGCCTCGGTGCTGCGCGCGCTCGGCTATCGCATGGAGAAGCGTCCGCCGCTGCCGCCGAAGCCGCAGGTCGTCGAGACGGTCGCGGCGGAGACGCCGCCGGTCGAAGGCCGCGCGGAGACTTCGACTGAGACTGCGGCGGAGGCCGTCGCGGGTCTGCCGGAGGAACCGAGCACATCCACCGAGGCTGCACCCGAAGCGGCTGCCGAGCCGGTCACCGTCGAGGACGCGCCCGGGATGGAGCAGCATGACGAGGCGGTACACGAGGCCGCGCCCACGCTCGAGACTTCGGTTGACGCGCCCGTCACGCCGGAAGACGCTCCCGGCATCGCGCCGCCGGCGGAGGAAGCCGCTGCGCCCACCGAGGCTGCAGGCCTTGAAGCCGCTCCCGCCGAGACCGCTGCGACGGAAGCGGCCGTATCGGCCGATGCCGCTGCGCCCGTGGAGGCTGCGGCCACGCCCGCCGAGCCCGAGCTCGTCGAGGTCTGGCGGCCCGGTGGCCGGCACGAGGATCGCAAGCCGCGTCATGAGCGCCATCGCCACCAGCGTCATCAGCGCCCGCAGGCGGGCGCTCAAGCAGGCGCTGCGCCCGCGGAAGGCGAGGCGGCGCAGGCCGCCGATGGCGAGCAGCGCGGCGAGCGCCATCGTCATGGCGGTCGCAAGGATTTCCGCAAGGGACGCGAGCAGGGCGAGGGCGGCGATCGCCGCGAGCAGCGCGACGACAAGAACCGCCGCTTCGAGGGCAAGGATCGCGATCGAAGCAAGGGCAAGTTCGGCGACGGCGGCCGTGAGCATCGTGGCCGCGACCGCGACAAGGGCCGCGACCGCCGCGATCGCGAGTCCGGTCCCGCGCACCGCCCCTACGCCTCGAGCGCGAACCCGCGCGAGCGCGATCGTCCGATCGATCCGAACTCGCCCTTCGCCAAGCTCGCCGCGCTGAAAGAGCAGCTCGCCGGTCGGAAGGAGTAATCCCACGACGACCGAGCGCCAGCGTCTCGACAAATGGCTGTGGCATGCGCGGGTGGTGAAGGCGCGTACCTCGGCGGCCGAGCTCGTCGTCTCAGGCCACGTCCGCGTCAACGGCGTGCGCGAGACCTCGCCGGGGCACGCGATCAAGATCGGCGACGTCCTCACCATCGCGCTCGATCGCGCGGTGCGCGTGCTGAAGGTGACCGCGTTCAACGAGCGTCGCGGCGATGCGGCCTCGGCCCGCGTGCTCTACGAGGAGGTCGGCGATGCAAAGCGCAATTAATTGCGCATCGTATTCACTTCTTGGCCGATCAAGCGCGGAAAGCGGTCCTGATCGCCCCTGTCGATCTTGCAGCGCCGGGCCATCCGCGCTACGCAAGCCTCGACTTTTAAAAGAGCTTTTCGGAGCGTTGGATGACTTACGTCGTCACTGAGAACTGCATCAAGTGCAAGTACACCGACTGCGTCGAGGTCTGCCCTGTCGACTGCTTCTACGAGGGCGACAACATGCTCGTCATCCATCCTGACGAATGCATCGATTGTGGCGTGTGCGAGCCGGAATGCCCCGCCGACGCCATCAAGCCCGATACGGAACCGGGCTTGGAAAAGTGGCTCCAGGTCAACGCCGACTACGCCAAGAGCTGGCCGAACATCACGCAGAAGAAAGAATCACCCGCCGACGCGAAGGAATTCGACGGCATGGAGGGCAAGTTCGAGAAATATTTTTCTCCGAACCCCGGCTCCGGGGACTGATCCGCGCTCAAACTTAACCCTAATAGCGCCGAATACGCCGAAAACCAGCCCTAAAAGCCCCTAAATCATTGATTTTTGCGGGAAATGTGCTATATTGGGCACATTAAGCCGAACCCCGTCAGCCCCGATTGGCCCCTCTGGGTTCCCGTGAAACCAAATGTCGAACAGGGGCGTGGCAGTTTCCGCGCGCAGGCTGTGTCACAGAAAACGCGTAAAAAGAGTACTTCTGCGAGGGCTTCCCATAAGGAGGCCAAAAAAGTCGCCGCGGCCAGCCGTAGCGCATCCAAGGGCCGTGCCGCCACGAAGGCGTCGGCTGCAAAGTCCTCCAAGAACAAAAGAAGTGCAATGCCGAACAAGACTGCCAAAACTGCCGCGAAAGCGACCGTTTCGAAGCCTGCTGCCAAGCCTGCCAAGCCTGTTGCCGCCAAGCCTGCGCCGAAGACGCCCGTTGCTGCCGCCTCTGCCAAGGCCCCCGTCGCTGCCAAGCCGGCCGTGAAGCCCGCTGCTGCGCCGAAGGTCGAGGAGAAGAAGGTCGTGACCCAGCGCCAGGGCTTCAAGGCCAACGAATTCGTCGTCTATCCCGCTCACGGCGTCGGCCAGATCCTCGCCATTGAGGAGCAGGAGATCGCCGGTGCCAAGCTCGAGCTGTTCGTCATCAACTTCATCAAGGACAAGATGACGCTTCGCGTTCCGACCGCGAAGGTCGCCAACGTCGGCATGCGCAAGCTCTCCGAGCCCGCGCTGGTGAAGAAGGCGCTCGAGACCCTGAAGGGCCGCGCTCGCGTCAAGCGCACCATGTGGTCGCGCCGCGCCCAGGAGTACGAAGCGAAGATCAATTCGGGCGACATCGTCGCGATCGCGGAAGTCGTGCGCGATCTCTATCGCTCGGAGTCGCAGCCCGAGCAGTCCTACTCCGAACGCCAGCTCTACGAAGCGGCGCTCGATCGTTTGTCCCGCGAGATCGCGGTGGTGCAGCACTCGACCGAGACCGAAGCGGTCAAGGAGATCGAGGCCCAGCTCGCCAAGAGCCCGCGCCGCGCGTCCGCCAAGGCCGAAGCCGCCGACGGCGAAGC is from Bradyrhizobium sp. ISRA430 and encodes:
- a CDS encoding helicase-related protein → MAFPPSPFASERAPGAGVTAVLGPTNTGKTHLAIERMLAHSSGMIGLPLRLLAREVYNKIADRAGSEAVALVTGEEKIKPKNPRYWVSTVEAMPRDLDVSFLAVDEVQIGADLERGHVFTDRILNRRGRDETLLLGAATMRPIIERLLPGVSMITRPRLSSLEFAGDRKITRQPRRTAIVAFSADEVYAIAELIRRQHGGAAVVLGSLSPRTRNAQVAMFQNGDVDYLVATDAIGMGLNLDVDHVAFASDRKFDGYQFRRLTPAEFAQIAGRAGRATRNGTFGTTGRCAPFEPELVNALQNHTFDAVKMLQWRNSKLDFSSLGALQVSLNLAPGHEALTRAPIAEDMRVLDHAARDAEVRDIAHGKAAVERLWEACQVPDYRKLSPAAHAELVTTLYGFLMQKGRIPDAWFAAQVDQADRIDGDIDTLSARIAQIRTWTFAANRPDWLADPEHWQGITREVENKLSDALHERLTERFVDRRTSVLMRRLRENTSLNTEIGKTGEVIVEGHVIGRLDGFTFAPDAAEAGSDAKALQAAAQAVLAGEITTRAEKLSSAPDEQFVLTSDGTIRWTGDAVARLTAADEALHPRLRIISDERLTGAPRDKVQARLDLWLKTHIEKLLGPMFELSKAEDVTGIARGIAYQLVEALGVLERPKIASELKDLDQPSRATLRKYGVRFGAYHIYFPGLLKPAARALAALLWALKQDNVDLSALSGAQHLASSGRTSFPVDKALPRDAYRVLGYKQAGERAVRVDILERLADLIRPALAWRESSPGEKPAGAFDGRGFVVTQAMTSLTGSAGEDFASVLRALGYRMEKRPPLPPKPQVVETVAAETPPVEGRAETSTETAAEAVAGLPEEPSTSTEAAPEAAAEPVTVEDAPGMEQHDEAVHEAAPTLETSVDAPVTPEDAPGIAPPAEEAAAPTEAAGLEAAPAETAATEAAVSADAAAPVEAAATPAEPELVEVWRPGGRHEDRKPRHERHRHQRHQRPQAGAQAGAAPAEGEAAQAADGEQRGERHRHGGRKDFRKGREQGEGGDRREQRDDKNRRFEGKDRDRSKGKFGDGGREHRGRDRDKGRDRRDRESGPAHRPYASSANPRERDRPIDPNSPFAKLAALKEQLAGRKE
- the fdxA gene encoding ferredoxin FdxA, coding for MTYVVTENCIKCKYTDCVEVCPVDCFYEGDNMLVIHPDECIDCGVCEPECPADAIKPDTEPGLEKWLQVNADYAKSWPNITQKKESPADAKEFDGMEGKFEKYFSPNPGSGD
- a CDS encoding CarD family transcriptional regulator; its protein translation is MPNKTAKTAAKATVSKPAAKPAKPVAAKPAPKTPVAAASAKAPVAAKPAVKPAAAPKVEEKKVVTQRQGFKANEFVVYPAHGVGQILAIEEQEIAGAKLELFVINFIKDKMTLRVPTAKVANVGMRKLSEPALVKKALETLKGRARVKRTMWSRRAQEYEAKINSGDIVAIAEVVRDLYRSESQPEQSYSERQLYEAALDRLSREIAVVQHSTETEAVKEIEAQLAKSPRRASAKAEAADGEADTDAEGDADDGDGDDTTVADEAA